The following are from one region of the Magallana gigas chromosome 4, xbMagGiga1.1, whole genome shotgun sequence genome:
- the LOC105323612 gene encoding carbohydrate sulfotransferase 8 isoform X1: MKSDGVLGWTLGKHRPVSTARRTIMSKRVYKTIFWSILVSLLAICWISSSGNLGFNYQYYVGSWSPLQQSPYQERDSNNYRMDDPSRCPMLRHNIFQSTNPIQLHRQAILVHKCKTNRLSKSASNGSSFTQKLNNNIALYDPMGFLYCRIQKVGSTFLQKTIRNVFADLKFIAPRGNAMLTNRSKDFIDCLSKTSKFMFVREPYGRALSGYVDKLFAPNPFYWRSAGRFIIKTIRGLKASPLSLKCGHDVTFPEFMKYVIHAQKTLTHRDRHFYPMYEHCFPCDIKYDFIGKMETFRNDVSHILDVFNSTYSVGMTFENFEKESDLQIASSHINRLFSFKGQTLQCEPLRRSFQRVWRDLQIRGVLPIDTKMPFILEKMNTINQTHVTDVVTRIIQNVRNRTKLKEQRLEAKIEAFSQLPADIIKEYRELYRLDFELFDYPTLPDFLKIAISTPPKHLKYFDIF; this comes from the exons ATGAAAAGCGATGGAGTCTTAGGATGGACTCTTGGAAAACATCGGCCAGTGTCGACG GCAAGGCGAACCATTATGTCAAAACGTGTTTACAAGACGATATTTTGGAGTATTTTGGTTTCCTTATTGGCG ATCTGTTGGATTTCGTCTTCAGGAAACCTAGGCTTCAATTACCAGTACTATGTTGGGTCATGGTCGCCACTTCAGCAATCTCCATACCAAGAGCGGGATTCTAACAACTATAGGATGGATGACCCATCACGATGTCCAATGTTACGTCACAAt ATATTCCAAAGTACCAATCCAATTCAACTTCACCGTCAAGCTATTCTTGTCCACAAGTGTAAGACAAATCGATTGTCCAAATCTGCCTCCAATGGTTCGTCGTTTACCCAGAAATTGAACAATAACATAGCATTATACGACCCCATGGGCTTCTTGTACTGTCGAATACAGAAAGTAGGCTCGACTTTTCTACAGAAGACAATACGCAACGTGTTTgcagatttaaaatttattgcTCCGAGAGGCAACGCAATGCTGACCAATCGATCAAAGGATTTCATCGATTGTCTGTCGAAAACATCCAAATTTATGTTCGTGCGTGAGCCATATGGCCGAGCACTGTCCGGTTATGTAGATAAACTGTTTGCCCCGAACCCATTTTACTGGAGATCAGCTGGACGCTTCATCATAAAAACTATAAGAGGATTAAAGGCGAGTCCTTTGTCGCTTAAATGTGGTCATGACGTCACATTTCCAGAATTCATGAAATATGTCATACACGCGCAGAAGACGTTGACGCATCGTGATCGCCATTTTTATCCAATGTATGAACATTGTTTTCCTTGTGATATTAAATATGATTTCATTGGGAAAATGGAAACATTTCGTAACGATGTATCGCACATTTTGGATGTCTTTAATTCCACGTATTCAGTGGGAATGACTTTCGAAAACTTTGAGAAAGAGTCAGACTTACAAATAGCTTCAAGTCACATAAATCGTTTGTTTTCCTTTAAAGGACAAACACTACAATGTGAGCCACTTCGCAGGTCTTTTCAACGAGTTTGGAGAGACTTACAAATTCGAGGAGTTCTTCCTATAGACACCAAAATGCCGTTTATTTTGGAGAAGATGAATACAATAAACCAGACCCACGTGACTGATGTCGTAACACGGATAATTCAAAATGTGCGAAACCGGACAAAACTGAAAGAACAGCGACTGGAAGCGAAAATTGAAGCTTTTAGCCAACTGCCAGCAGATATAATCAAAGAGTATAGAGAACTTTACCGATTGGATTTCGAACTGTTTGACTATCCTACTCTtcccgattttttaaaaatcgctaTTTCGACGCCACCAAAGCACCTCAAATACTttgacatattttga
- the LOC105323612 gene encoding carbohydrate sulfotransferase 8 isoform X2 produces the protein MDSWKTSASVDGKANHYVKTCLQDDILEYFGFLIGGNLGFNYQYYVGSWSPLQQSPYQERDSNNYRMDDPSRCPMLRHNIFQSTNPIQLHRQAILVHKCKTNRLSKSASNGSSFTQKLNNNIALYDPMGFLYCRIQKVGSTFLQKTIRNVFADLKFIAPRGNAMLTNRSKDFIDCLSKTSKFMFVREPYGRALSGYVDKLFAPNPFYWRSAGRFIIKTIRGLKASPLSLKCGHDVTFPEFMKYVIHAQKTLTHRDRHFYPMYEHCFPCDIKYDFIGKMETFRNDVSHILDVFNSTYSVGMTFENFEKESDLQIASSHINRLFSFKGQTLQCEPLRRSFQRVWRDLQIRGVLPIDTKMPFILEKMNTINQTHVTDVVTRIIQNVRNRTKLKEQRLEAKIEAFSQLPADIIKEYRELYRLDFELFDYPTLPDFLKIAISTPPKHLKYFDIF, from the exons ATGGACTCTTGGAAAACATCGGCCAGTGTCGACG GCAAGGCGAACCATTATGTCAAAACGTGTTTACAAGACGATATTTTGGAGTATTTTGGTTTCCTTATTGGCG GAAACCTAGGCTTCAATTACCAGTACTATGTTGGGTCATGGTCGCCACTTCAGCAATCTCCATACCAAGAGCGGGATTCTAACAACTATAGGATGGATGACCCATCACGATGTCCAATGTTACGTCACAAt ATATTCCAAAGTACCAATCCAATTCAACTTCACCGTCAAGCTATTCTTGTCCACAAGTGTAAGACAAATCGATTGTCCAAATCTGCCTCCAATGGTTCGTCGTTTACCCAGAAATTGAACAATAACATAGCATTATACGACCCCATGGGCTTCTTGTACTGTCGAATACAGAAAGTAGGCTCGACTTTTCTACAGAAGACAATACGCAACGTGTTTgcagatttaaaatttattgcTCCGAGAGGCAACGCAATGCTGACCAATCGATCAAAGGATTTCATCGATTGTCTGTCGAAAACATCCAAATTTATGTTCGTGCGTGAGCCATATGGCCGAGCACTGTCCGGTTATGTAGATAAACTGTTTGCCCCGAACCCATTTTACTGGAGATCAGCTGGACGCTTCATCATAAAAACTATAAGAGGATTAAAGGCGAGTCCTTTGTCGCTTAAATGTGGTCATGACGTCACATTTCCAGAATTCATGAAATATGTCATACACGCGCAGAAGACGTTGACGCATCGTGATCGCCATTTTTATCCAATGTATGAACATTGTTTTCCTTGTGATATTAAATATGATTTCATTGGGAAAATGGAAACATTTCGTAACGATGTATCGCACATTTTGGATGTCTTTAATTCCACGTATTCAGTGGGAATGACTTTCGAAAACTTTGAGAAAGAGTCAGACTTACAAATAGCTTCAAGTCACATAAATCGTTTGTTTTCCTTTAAAGGACAAACACTACAATGTGAGCCACTTCGCAGGTCTTTTCAACGAGTTTGGAGAGACTTACAAATTCGAGGAGTTCTTCCTATAGACACCAAAATGCCGTTTATTTTGGAGAAGATGAATACAATAAACCAGACCCACGTGACTGATGTCGTAACACGGATAATTCAAAATGTGCGAAACCGGACAAAACTGAAAGAACAGCGACTGGAAGCGAAAATTGAAGCTTTTAGCCAACTGCCAGCAGATATAATCAAAGAGTATAGAGAACTTTACCGATTGGATTTCGAACTGTTTGACTATCCTACTCTtcccgattttttaaaaatcgctaTTTCGACGCCACCAAAGCACCTCAAATACTttgacatattttga
- the LOC105323611 gene encoding U6 snRNA-associated Sm-like protein LSm3, with the protein MADDQEQQVPVQNVEEPLDLIRLSLDERIYVKMRNERELRGRLNAYDQHLNMILGDVEETVTTVEIDEETFEEIYKTTKRNIPMLFVRGDGVILVSPPMRTGT; encoded by the exons atggctGACGATCAAGAGCAG CAAGTTCCAGTGCAAAATGTGGAAGAGCCGTTAGATCTGATTCGACTTAGTCTTGATGAAAGAATTTACGTGAAAATGAGAAATGAGCGAGAATTACGTGGAAGATTAAAT gCATACGACCAGCATCTGAACATGATTCTTGGAGATGTTGAAGAAACGGTTACAACAGTGGAAATTGATGAGGAAACATTTGAGGAAATTTACAAG accACAAAGAGGAACATCCCCATGCTGTTTGTTCGGGGGGACGGGGTTATCCTGGTCTCACCTCCAATGAGGACCGGGACTTAG
- the LOC105323610 gene encoding transmembrane protein 209, with protein MVKIGTFFDPVVWQTWNKQQTWRQARSSLMWSLVNLCLAVLMYLELTIFAVRAHFDLKTHILWYIECGVALLLLLNTVFHFCLYLRPYVSSTSVDMTPAQKKLLAIKDTDHGFKVSPRKLPESPSSERSLVFSVTAPSPQSSPSSGRLTPTNLGAGAINYSSHSINLSPYSSPGGSPGGNIGTSFSQFSPSMYSPNLSGYSPNVSGYSPQLAGYGPNLSGHALNLSGYSSNLSGYSPNLSTYSPNMSGYNPNVSSFSPGTVYTPSPNVSGFSPYVTGYSPNLSGFPSGSPGMTQTGMADTSGLRSRHTLSQTMKNAAASSSFDRITDLHSLSKYLREQDEKEYIKSALSSPENSGGSSFWNYGRTAMDYTHVLKKYVYQLASRSPHSLTTTNNDNDQSNSYNGEDVWTKRGVTEDDLFLWVERLRKWICLTIVSPLRKEIEEVNAGLRRIGSEETEIGEVGVSTLKQLALTKGPYVPTLNAVVPYLDFSSNQEYLVKRIKDLGKDGCMGEFCWNSGGDYGKEWGEHLPSDAALVMHLFCTYMDSRLPAQPKYPDGKTFTSQHFIKTPDKPNLDKEDTVCIYQSSISPPHFQVVIGKTVHQIPKGRNNMFQALLLFLHHIDTKEHGMLGRVNLGMSGVNITWIFK; from the exons ATGGTGAAAATCGGAACCTTTTTTGACCCCGTGGTATGGCAGACGTGGAATAAACAGCAGACATGGAGACAAGCCAGATCCTCCCTGATGTGGAGTCTAGTCAACCTCTGCCTGGCTGTTCTGATGTACCTAGAACT AACCATATTTGCTGTGAGGGCCCATTTTGACTTGAAAACACACATACTTTGGTATATAG AATGTGGAGTAGCCCTGTTGCTGTTGCTAAACACGGTGTTCCATTTCTGTCTGTATCTACGACCTTACGTATCCTCCACCTCCGTGGACATGACCCCCGCACAGAAAAAGCTACTCGCCATCAAAGACACAG ATCATGGATTCAAGGTGTCCCCCAGGAAGTTGCCGGAGTCCCCCTCCAGTGAGAGAAGCCTGGTGTTCTCGGTGACAGCCCCCTCCCCCCAGTCCAGCCCATCCAGCGGGAGACTGACCCCCACCAACCTGGGGGCCGGGGCCATCAACTACAGCAGTCATTCCATCAACCTGTCCCCCTACTCCTCCCCAGGG ggatcCCCAGGTGGAAACATTGGAACCTCATTCTCCCAGTTTTCTCCAAGCATGTACAGTCCAAACTTATCTGGATACAGTCCCAATGTCTCTGGTTACAGTCCTCAACTAGCAGGATATGGTCCAAACCTATCTGGACATGCCCTGAATTTATCAGGCTATAGTTCCAATCTATCTGGATACAGCCCAAACTTATCCACTTACAGTCCCAATATGTCCGGATACAATCCAAACGTATCCAGCTTTAGTCCAGGAACAGTGTATACGCCAAGTCCTAATGTATCTGGATTTTCTCCCTATGTGACAGGGTATTCTCCAAACCTATCTGGATTCCCATCTGGATCTCCAGGAATGACACAGACAGGAATGGCAGACACCAGTGGGCTCAGATCCAGACACACATTGTCGCAAACCATGAAAAATGCTGCAG CCTCCTCGTCGTTTGATAGAATCACCGACCTTCACTCACTGAGCAAGTACCTGCGAGAACAGGACGAGAAAGAGTATATCAAGTCAGCTCTCA GTTCCCCAGAAAATTCTGGTGGATCTTCGTTTTGGAATTATGGGAGAACGGCCATGGATTATACTCACGTCCTGAAAAAATATGTGTACCAGCTGGCGAGTCGATCGCCTCACTCCCTCACCACGACCAACAACGACAACGACCAATCAAATTCCTACAACGGGGAAGAC gtgTGGACTAAAAGAGGAGTGACAGAGGACGACCTCTTTTTGTGGGTCGAGCGGCTCAGAAAG TGGATATGTTTGACCATTGTATCACCCCTACGTAAGGAGATTGAAGAAGTGAATGCTGGATTACGTAGAATTGGGTCAGAGGAAACCGAAATTGGAG AGGTGGGGGTCTCGACATTGAAGCAGCTGGCTCTGACGAAGGGCCCCTATGTACCCACCCTCAATGCCGTGGTGCCTTATCTGGATTTCTCCTCAAACCAGGAGTATCTAGTCAAGAGAATTAAAG ACTTGGGGAAGGATGGGTGCATGGGAGAGTTTTGCTGGAACTCTGGGGGAGACTATGGCAAGGAATGGGGGGAGCACCTGCCCTCGGATGCTGCA CTGGTGATGCATTTATTCTGTACATATATGGACTCCAGGCTTCCTGCTCAGCCTAAATACCCCGACGGAAAAACTTTTACGTCGCAACATTTCATTAAGACACCAGATAAACCTA atttgGACAAAGAGGACACAGTGTGTATATATCAGTCATCCATAAGTCCGCCCCATTTCCAAGTCGTGATAGGGAAGACAGTTCATCAAATACCCAAA GGGAGAAATAATATGTTTCAAGCCTTACTGTTGTTTCTGCACCACATTGACACGAAGGAGCACGGAATGTTAGG ACGAGTCAACCTAGGGATGTCAGGTGTCAACATCACATGGATTTTCAAGTGA